From a region of the Hippopotamus amphibius kiboko isolate mHipAmp2 chromosome 3, mHipAmp2.hap2, whole genome shotgun sequence genome:
- the GRSF1 gene encoding G-rich sequence factor 1 isoform X3 gives MESKTTYLEDLPPLPEYELPPSKLGEEVDDVYLIRAQGLPWSCTVEDVLSFFSDCRIRNGENGIHFLLNRDGKRRGDALIEMESEQDVQKALEKHRMYMGQRYVEVYEINNEDVDALMKSLHVKSTPVVNDGVVRLRGLPYSCNEKDIIDFFAGLNIVDITFVMDYRGRRKTGEAYVQFEEPEMANQALLKHREEIGNRYIEIFPSRRNEVRTHVGSHKGKKMTSSPTAKYITEPEMVFEEHEVNEDIRPMTAFESEKEIELPKEMPEKIPEAVDLGTTSSLHFVHMRGLPFQANAQDIINFFAPLKPVRITMEYSSSGKATGEADVHFDTHEDAVAAMLKDRSHVHHRYIELFLNSCPKGK, from the exons ATG GAGTCCAAAACTACCTACCTGGAAGACCTTCCACCTCTCCCTGAGTATGAATTGCCTCCATCCAAGTTAGGAGAGGAAGTGGATGATGTTTATCTCATTCGAGCTCAAGGGTTACCGTGGTCGTGCACTGTAGAAGATGTGCTAAGCTTTTTCTCAG ACTGCAGAATTCGCAATGGTGAGAATGGAATCCACTTCCTCTTAAATAGAGATGGGAAACGAAGGGGTGATGCCTTAATTGAAATGGAGTCGGAGCAGGATGTGCAAAAAGCCTTAGAAAAACACCGCATGTACATGGGGCAGCGGTATGTGGAAG TATATGAGATAAACAATGAAGATGTGGATGCCTTAATGAAGAGCCTGCATGTTAAATCTACACCTGTGGTAAATGATGGCGTGGTTCGTTTGAGAGGACTTCCTTATAGTTGCAATGAGAAAGACATTATAGACTTCTTCGCAG GACTGAATATAGTAGACATTACTTTTGTCATGGATtatagagggagaagaaaaacaggagaaGCCTACGTGCAGTTTGAAGAACCAGAAATGGCCAACCAAGCCCTTTTGAAACACAGGGAAGAAATTGGCAACCG atatatagagatattTCCAAGCAGAAGGAATGAAGTTCGAACGCATGTTGGTTCtcataagggaaagaaaatgacatcTTCTCCCACTGCTAAGTACATAACTGAGCCAGAAATGGTCTTTGAAGAACATGAAGTAAATGAGGATATCCGACCCATGACAGCTTTTGAAAGTGAGAAGGAAATAG AATTGCCCAAGGAGATGCCAGAAAAAATTCCAGAGGCTGTTGATTTGGGGACTACGTCTTCACTGCATTTTGTCCACATGAGAGGATTGCCTTTCCAAGCCAATGCCCAAGACATTATAAAT ttttttgctCCATTGAAGCCTGTTAGAATCACCATGGAATACAGTTCCAGTGGGAAGGCCACTGGAGAAGCTGATGTGCACTTCGATACCCATGAGGATGCTGTTGCAGCTATGCTCAAGGATCGGTCTCACGTTC ACCATAGGTATATTGAATTGTTCCTGAACTCATgtccaaaaggaaaataa
- the GRSF1 gene encoding G-rich sequence factor 1 isoform X1, which yields MAGTRWVLGALLRGCGCNCSSCRRTGAACLPFYSAAGAFPSGVSGRRRLLLLLGAAAAAASHTRGLQTGPVPVGRLAGPPPAAASAAAAAAASYPALRAPLLPQSLAAAAAAAGPARGYSQESKTTYLEDLPPLPEYELPPSKLGEEVDDVYLIRAQGLPWSCTVEDVLSFFSDCRIRNGENGIHFLLNRDGKRRGDALIEMESEQDVQKALEKHRMYMGQRYVEVYEINNEDVDALMKSLHVKSTPVVNDGVVRLRGLPYSCNEKDIIDFFAGLNIVDITFVMDYRGRRKTGEAYVQFEEPEMANQALLKHREEIGNRYIEIFPSRRNEVRTHVGSHKGKKMTSSPTAKYITEPEMVFEEHEVNEDIRPMTAFESEKEIELPKEMPEKIPEAVDLGTTSSLHFVHMRGLPFQANAQDIINFFAPLKPVRITMEYSSSGKATGEADVHFDTHEDAVAAMLKDRSHVHHRYIELFLNSCPKGK from the exons ATGGCCGGGACGCGCTGGGTGCTCGGGGCGCTGCTCCGGGGCTGCGGCTGCAACTGCAGCAGCTGCCGACGCACCGGCGCCGCCTGTCTGCCTTTCTACTCGGCTGCCGGCGCATTTCCCTCGGGAGTCTCGGGCCGTCGccgcctgctgctgctgctcggggccgccgcggccgccgcctctCACACGCGCGGCCTCCAGACCGGGCCTGTGCCGGTCGGGAGGCTGGCGGGGCCTCCTCCCGCTGCCGCCTCCGCCGCCGCTGCGGCCGCCGCCTCCTACCCGGCCCTGCGCGCCCCTCTGCTGCCGCAGTCGctggcggcggccgcggcggcggcgggcccggCGCGGGGCTACAGCCAG GAGTCCAAAACTACCTACCTGGAAGACCTTCCACCTCTCCCTGAGTATGAATTGCCTCCATCCAAGTTAGGAGAGGAAGTGGATGATGTTTATCTCATTCGAGCTCAAGGGTTACCGTGGTCGTGCACTGTAGAAGATGTGCTAAGCTTTTTCTCAG ACTGCAGAATTCGCAATGGTGAGAATGGAATCCACTTCCTCTTAAATAGAGATGGGAAACGAAGGGGTGATGCCTTAATTGAAATGGAGTCGGAGCAGGATGTGCAAAAAGCCTTAGAAAAACACCGCATGTACATGGGGCAGCGGTATGTGGAAG TATATGAGATAAACAATGAAGATGTGGATGCCTTAATGAAGAGCCTGCATGTTAAATCTACACCTGTGGTAAATGATGGCGTGGTTCGTTTGAGAGGACTTCCTTATAGTTGCAATGAGAAAGACATTATAGACTTCTTCGCAG GACTGAATATAGTAGACATTACTTTTGTCATGGATtatagagggagaagaaaaacaggagaaGCCTACGTGCAGTTTGAAGAACCAGAAATGGCCAACCAAGCCCTTTTGAAACACAGGGAAGAAATTGGCAACCG atatatagagatattTCCAAGCAGAAGGAATGAAGTTCGAACGCATGTTGGTTCtcataagggaaagaaaatgacatcTTCTCCCACTGCTAAGTACATAACTGAGCCAGAAATGGTCTTTGAAGAACATGAAGTAAATGAGGATATCCGACCCATGACAGCTTTTGAAAGTGAGAAGGAAATAG AATTGCCCAAGGAGATGCCAGAAAAAATTCCAGAGGCTGTTGATTTGGGGACTACGTCTTCACTGCATTTTGTCCACATGAGAGGATTGCCTTTCCAAGCCAATGCCCAAGACATTATAAAT ttttttgctCCATTGAAGCCTGTTAGAATCACCATGGAATACAGTTCCAGTGGGAAGGCCACTGGAGAAGCTGATGTGCACTTCGATACCCATGAGGATGCTGTTGCAGCTATGCTCAAGGATCGGTCTCACGTTC ACCATAGGTATATTGAATTGTTCCTGAACTCATgtccaaaaggaaaataa
- the GRSF1 gene encoding G-rich sequence factor 1 isoform X2: MARVHKKQESKTTYLEDLPPLPEYELPPSKLGEEVDDVYLIRAQGLPWSCTVEDVLSFFSDCRIRNGENGIHFLLNRDGKRRGDALIEMESEQDVQKALEKHRMYMGQRYVEVYEINNEDVDALMKSLHVKSTPVVNDGVVRLRGLPYSCNEKDIIDFFAGLNIVDITFVMDYRGRRKTGEAYVQFEEPEMANQALLKHREEIGNRYIEIFPSRRNEVRTHVGSHKGKKMTSSPTAKYITEPEMVFEEHEVNEDIRPMTAFESEKEIELPKEMPEKIPEAVDLGTTSSLHFVHMRGLPFQANAQDIINFFAPLKPVRITMEYSSSGKATGEADVHFDTHEDAVAAMLKDRSHVHHRYIELFLNSCPKGK; encoded by the exons ATGGCAAGGGTACACAAGAAACAG GAGTCCAAAACTACCTACCTGGAAGACCTTCCACCTCTCCCTGAGTATGAATTGCCTCCATCCAAGTTAGGAGAGGAAGTGGATGATGTTTATCTCATTCGAGCTCAAGGGTTACCGTGGTCGTGCACTGTAGAAGATGTGCTAAGCTTTTTCTCAG ACTGCAGAATTCGCAATGGTGAGAATGGAATCCACTTCCTCTTAAATAGAGATGGGAAACGAAGGGGTGATGCCTTAATTGAAATGGAGTCGGAGCAGGATGTGCAAAAAGCCTTAGAAAAACACCGCATGTACATGGGGCAGCGGTATGTGGAAG TATATGAGATAAACAATGAAGATGTGGATGCCTTAATGAAGAGCCTGCATGTTAAATCTACACCTGTGGTAAATGATGGCGTGGTTCGTTTGAGAGGACTTCCTTATAGTTGCAATGAGAAAGACATTATAGACTTCTTCGCAG GACTGAATATAGTAGACATTACTTTTGTCATGGATtatagagggagaagaaaaacaggagaaGCCTACGTGCAGTTTGAAGAACCAGAAATGGCCAACCAAGCCCTTTTGAAACACAGGGAAGAAATTGGCAACCG atatatagagatattTCCAAGCAGAAGGAATGAAGTTCGAACGCATGTTGGTTCtcataagggaaagaaaatgacatcTTCTCCCACTGCTAAGTACATAACTGAGCCAGAAATGGTCTTTGAAGAACATGAAGTAAATGAGGATATCCGACCCATGACAGCTTTTGAAAGTGAGAAGGAAATAG AATTGCCCAAGGAGATGCCAGAAAAAATTCCAGAGGCTGTTGATTTGGGGACTACGTCTTCACTGCATTTTGTCCACATGAGAGGATTGCCTTTCCAAGCCAATGCCCAAGACATTATAAAT ttttttgctCCATTGAAGCCTGTTAGAATCACCATGGAATACAGTTCCAGTGGGAAGGCCACTGGAGAAGCTGATGTGCACTTCGATACCCATGAGGATGCTGTTGCAGCTATGCTCAAGGATCGGTCTCACGTTC ACCATAGGTATATTGAATTGTTCCTGAACTCATgtccaaaaggaaaataa